The window GCTCCCGTTTCCCGCACCCTCCCGCGGCTGCGAGCCGGTGAACCGGCGGTCCTCCCCGCCGGTGTCGAGGACGCGGTTGGCGAGTTCCTGACTCCGGTAGGCCACCCCGCCGCCGAGCAGCAACGCCGCGTACTTGAGCGTCGTTCGCCGTCCCTCGAAGTCCCGTCGTCGAGGGAGCCGGAACCGAGAGGCGAGGTGCCACGCGAGCAGCGGGAGGAGCGCCAGCCCGAACCCGACGTGCACGCTCAGGAGGGTCCAGTAGGCGAGTCGAACGTCGAGGCCGAACACCCAGGCGATCCCCGTCGCGAACGCTCCGACTGCCGCGAGGAGCGTGAGCACGGACACGACCGTGGACGCTCGCCACTCCGCGAGACGAGCGAGTCGATGCCGGACTCTGACGAGTTTGAAGCCCAGAAACGCCAGGAACGTCAGGCCGAGGATCCGGTGGAGCCAGAAGATCGGCCACCCCGACGGCGACCCGACGGTAAAGGAGACGAACCCGGTGACGGCTTCGAGTACGACGACCGCGAGGAGCGACCAGTCGACGAGCCGCGGGGGCGGGCTGAGGGCGTCGAGCGCGCGTCCCGCGAGCGCGGCCGGTCCCGTTCCCATAGTCGTGAGACGGTCTCGCACGGCAAGAAGCGTTGCGGCCGCCGGACGCTCCCGGCCGACCGCGCTCACCGCGCGAGCACCCACCCGAACAGCAGCGGCGCGACGAGGAGCGTGAGCGGCACGAGGATCCACACCTGGCCGGCGAGGACGTCGTACTGCGCGACCGTCTCGCTGACCGTCGCGCCCTCGACGTAGCCGACGAGGAACTCGAAGCCGACGGTGAGAACCGTCCAGCCGACGCCGACGAGGAGCAACTCGGCCCGGGTGTACTCGATCGGCGTGTTCGCGAAGTACGCTCCCGAGACGAGGAGGATCGCGACGACGAGTAGCAGCGTGCTGAGCACGTGGCCCGCGTACTCGCCGATCCGGGGGATGACGACGACCTCTCTGAACGCGCCGTTCGCGACCGCGAGGACCGCCATCGCGACCCAGACGCCCAGCGGGTACAGGAACACGGACGGGCGGAGCGACGGAACGAGGAGTGACATCGGTGTTCTCCGGCTCCAGCTACCGCGGGTTCCGAGAAAAAACCGACTACCGCTCCCGCGCGGCGACGATCGACTCGCCGGCGCGGACCGAATCGCCCGCCGCGACGAGGAGGTCCTCGCGGTCGTACGTCGGGGGCAGGAGGACGTCCGCCCGCGAACCGAAGTCGATGTGGCCGATCCGCTGGGCGCGGTCGAGGTCATCGCCCGCCTCGACGTAGGGGTGAATCCGACGGGCGAACGCGCCGGCGATGAGCGAGAGTTCGGCCGGCCCCTGGTCGGTCTCGACGTCGACGTCGACGCGCTCGTTGCGCTCCGATTCCTTCGAGAACGCCGGCAGGTGCTTGCCCGGCCGGTGGGTGACGCGCTCGACCCGGCCGTCGAACGGGGCGCGGTTCACGTGGACGTCGGTGACGTTCATGAACACGCCCACGCGGAGCTGGTCGCCCTCCTCGCGGACGACGGAGACGCGTCCGTCGGCCGGCGAGACGACGCCCGGGCCGGAGGGTCGGCGCTCGGGATCGCGGAAGAACCACGCGACGGAGCCGCCGAGTGCGAGCGCGCCGAGGGCAAGTGGGGGAGCGAGGACGGCCAGCACCGCGGCGGCCGCGAACGCCGGCACCGCGAACCGCCGGACGCCGGGCGCGAAGCGCATCTCAGGCGAACGCCTCCCCGTCGAGTTCCGACTGGCCGCCGGCCCACGCCGCCAGCAGGTGCGTGAGGTGGAGTCGGCCGTCGTTGCCCTCCGCGAGGTCGAGATCGACGTTCCCGGCGAGTCGGTGCAGGCGGACCAGGTTCGCCTCGCCGAACTCCTCGGGGTAGGTGTCGGCGACGCGCAGCAGTTCCGAGAGCAGTTCCTGCCCGCCGAACCCCTCGTCGTCGAGCAGCGTCGTCAGCTGTTTTCGCGCGTCGCGGATCTCACCGGCCGCCGCCTCGTCGAGCACCTCTTTGATCTCGTCGTCGTGGCCGGCTTCCGAGAGCGCCGCCTGCGCGGCGTCGACGGTGATCGCGTCCTCGCCCTCGACCGCGGCGTGCTGGGCGGCCAAGATCGCGTACCGGAGGTCGCCGTCGGCCTTCGAGGCGACGAGGTTCAGCGCCATCGGCTCGGTCTCGACGCCCTCGTCGTCGGCCACGTTCGACAGGACCGACTCGATCTCCTCGGTCGTCGGCGCGCGCACCGGAATCGGGAAGCACCGCGAGCGGATCGGCGGGATGAGCTTCGAGGGCTGCCGCGTCGTGATCACGAACTGGGTGCTCCGGTGGTACTGCTCCATCACGCGCCGCAGCGCCTGCTGGAAGTCCTCGCGGATCGTCTCGGCGTTGTCGAGCAGGACGGTCTTGTACGTCCCCGAGGCGGGCCGGTAGGACGAAAGCTCCTGCATCACGTGCGAGATCATATCGCGCTTGGACCACTCGCGCTTGTACTTGTTCCCCTTCCCGCCGCGGCGGTACTGCTTCGAGAACTCCGTCTGGCCCTGGAGGAACCGGGCGAACCGGGGGTCCTCGCGGATCTCCTTCTTGCTCCGGTCGAAGAAGTCCGCGACGTTGATCTCGATCAGGTCGGCGTCGGGGTCCTCGTGCGCCTCGCGGGCCAGCGCGCGCACTGCGGCCGTCTTCCCGACGCCCGCCGGGCCCTGAACGACCAGGTTCATCGGCTCGTCGACCGTGCGACCGAGTCGCTCTCGGACCTCCGCTTGCGGCAGTTCCGCGAGCGACGGGGCGTGCTTCTCGGTCCACAGGGGCGCGTCCATTGCCGTCGGGTAATCGACCGGAGGGTAAGAAACTCTCCCTCTCCGTTCCGGACTACCGCGAGCGCTCGCGCTCTCCGTCGTCGCGCTCGGCACCGCCTCCTGCGCGTCGGTCGGCTTCGCCATCCGTCCGTCGCCTCACCGCTCGCTCGCGGGCGTTCTCCGGCGTGTCGGTTTCGAGCAGGACTTCGAGCTTCCGCTCGAACTGCTCCTCGGAGAGGTCGCCGCGGGCGTACCGGTCGCGGAGGCGCTCGAGGGCCTCGTCGACGTCGTCGGAATCGCTCCGTTCGAGGTCTGCGGTCTCCGACCGCGGTGAGCTTCGGTTCTCACGACGAGCGGAGTCTGGTCCCGCCTTCCGCCCCCGAAGGAGCGACACGAGCGGAACGACCACCGCGTAGCCGATGACGAAGACGACCCAGAAGTCGACTGCTTCGAGGATCGGGACGCCGAAGAGCGAGCCGAGGCCGGCACCGAGGACTAAGAGCGCGACCGCGCCGACGACGGGGTCGTCCGAATCGGCGAGGTCCTCGTCCCACCAGCGATCGGATCGATCGTGCCGGCTGCCGTCCATACCGACGACCTCCGGCGCGAACGGCAAAAAGGTGCGCCGTCGTCCGAACGTGCGCGGGCACTCCGGACGCGCGTCGACGGCCAGCGGGGGCGGTGCGAACCGGTTCGGGGATCGGCTCTCGGGTCTCGGCGCCGAACCGATCGACGATGGCTGCGACGACCTCCACGGCGACGCGCTGTGCGTGCTCGCACCCCAGAGACTGCGTCTCCCGCCGCGCCGGCCGGTATCTCACCGCGATTCACCGGCTCGCGGACGGGGGGAGGGACCGCGTCGGAACCGGCGAGATCAGCGCCCACCTGGACGTGTCGCCGGCGACGGTCACCGAGATGTTCGACCGGCTGGCGACGGACGCGCTCGTCGACTACGAGAAGCACGACGGCGTCCGATTGACGCACCGCGGGGCCGAGATCGCCCGCGAACTCGCCCGGCGGCAGTGCGTCGCTCGGGCGTTCTTCGCGACGGAACTGGACCTCGAATTCGACGCCGAGACGGGCTATCGGATCGGGTACGCTCTCCCCGCGAGCGGCGTCGAGACGCTGCGTGAACGCACCGATCACGCGACCGTCGAACCTGCCGGCATCGACCGCGGCTCACGGGAGAAGTGTCTATACGGCGCGACCGCGAACTGATCCACGATGAGTGACCTCGAACCTCACGACGTGCCCGACGACGTCGACGCCGACGCGTGGGGACTCGGCGTCACCGGCGCCGTCGAGCGTGAGCTGACCGTCGACGTCGCCGGCTTGGAGGGACTCCCAACCGAAACGTTCACGGCCGACTTCGCGTGCGTGGAGGGGTGGGTCGCCGAGGACCTGACGTGGCGCGGCGTCCGCGTCGGCGACCTCCTCGAACGGGCGGAACCGGCCGCGTCGGCCACCCACGCGCTGGTCCGTGCGATGGACGGGGCGTACGCGTGCTCGTACCCGATCGAGCGCCTCTCGGAGGCCGTCCTGGCGATCGAACTCGACGGCGCTCCGCTTCCGGTCGAGCACGGCGGCCCGGCGCGGCTCGTCCCTACCGGCGAGGCGGACTGCTGGGAGAGCGTGAAGTGGGTCGCGGAGATCGAACTCGTCGACGCGCCGCCCGACGAGGAAGACACCGCGAAAGCCATCGCGCTCTCGCGGGTCGAGTGATCCTCCCCCTCTCGCGGGTCGGGTGACCCTTCCCCGCTCGGACGGCGCTTCCGACACGCGTTTACCCGACCGCCGCCCAGGACGGGTATGTCGATGCGCGTGACGTTCCTCGGAACGGGCGGGGCCGTCCCGACGACCCAGCGTGGTCCGAGCGCGTTCCTCCTCGAACGCGAGGGAGAGCGGCTGCTGTTCGACTGCGGCGAGGGAACCCAGCGGCAGATGATGCGGTTCGGAACCGGCTTCTCTCTCTCCCACCTGTTCGTCACGCACCTCCACGGCGATCACGTCCTCGGGATTCCGGGACTGATCCAGACGATGGACTTCAACGACAGGTCGGAACCGCTCGCGGTCTACGGCCCGCCCGGATCGAAGGGGCACCTCACGAACCTCATCGAGGCCGGCGGCTACCGGCCGGACTTCCCGCTCACCGTCCGCGAGGTTCGGCCCGGCGCCGTCGCGCTCGACGGCGACGACTACGAGGTCCGAACGTTCGCGACCGAACACCGGAACGTCAGCTCGGTCGGGTACGCGCTCGTCGAGGACGACAGGCGCGGGCGCTTCGACCGCGAGAAGGCCGAGGAGTTGGGCGTGCCCGTCGGGCCGAAGTTCGGCCGCCTCCACGACGGCGAGGCCGTCGAACTGGAGGACGGAACCGTCGTCGAGCCCGACGAGGTCGTCGGCGATCCCCGGCCCGGACGGCGATTCGTCTACACGGGCGACACGCGACCCGTCGACGCCACCGTCGACGTCGTCGACGCTCCCGACCTGCTCGTCCACGACGCCACGTTCGCCGAGGAGTGGGCCGACCGGGCGCGCGGGACCGGTCACTCGACGGGACGCGAGGCCGCCGA is drawn from Halobellus limi and contains these coding sequences:
- a CDS encoding molybdopterin-dependent oxidoreductase produces the protein MGTGPAALAGRALDALSPPPRLVDWSLLAVVVLEAVTGFVSFTVGSPSGWPIFWLHRILGLTFLAFLGFKLVRVRHRLARLAEWRASTVVSVLTLLAAVGAFATGIAWVFGLDVRLAYWTLLSVHVGFGLALLPLLAWHLASRFRLPRRRDFEGRRTTLKYAALLLGGGVAYRSQELANRVLDTGGEDRRFTGSQPREGAGNGSFPVTSWVADDPDPIDRDGWTLTVAGEVETSPEYAYDELAGESGETGITGDSEEALLDCTSGWYTVQRWRGVRVGDLLETAGVRERARFVRFVSVTGYRWSLPIEEAREALLATHVGGERLSHGHGAPLRLVAPGRRGFQWVKWVHRVEVRRRDDPAQWVVTLLSGFE
- a CDS encoding protein sorting system archaetidylserine decarboxylase; translated protein: MRFAPGVRRFAVPAFAAAAVLAVLAPPLALGALALGGSVAWFFRDPERRPSGPGVVSPADGRVSVVREEGDQLRVGVFMNVTDVHVNRAPFDGRVERVTHRPGKHLPAFSKESERNERVDVDVETDQGPAELSLIAGAFARRIHPYVEAGDDLDRAQRIGHIDFGSRADVLLPPTYDREDLLVAAGDSVRAGESIVAARER
- a CDS encoding AAA family ATPase, translating into MDAPLWTEKHAPSLAELPQAEVRERLGRTVDEPMNLVVQGPAGVGKTAAVRALAREAHEDPDADLIEINVADFFDRSKKEIREDPRFARFLQGQTEFSKQYRRGGKGNKYKREWSKRDMISHVMQELSSYRPASGTYKTVLLDNAETIREDFQQALRRVMEQYHRSTQFVITTRQPSKLIPPIRSRCFPIPVRAPTTEEIESVLSNVADDEGVETEPMALNLVASKADGDLRYAILAAQHAAVEGEDAITVDAAQAALSEAGHDDEIKEVLDEAAAGEIRDARKQLTTLLDDEGFGGQELLSELLRVADTYPEEFGEANLVRLHRLAGNVDLDLAEGNDGRLHLTHLLAAWAGGQSELDGEAFA
- a CDS encoding SHOCT domain-containing protein, whose protein sequence is MDGSRHDRSDRWWDEDLADSDDPVVGAVALLVLGAGLGSLFGVPILEAVDFWVVFVIGYAVVVPLVSLLRGRKAGPDSARRENRSSPRSETADLERSDSDDVDEALERLRDRYARGDLSEEQFERKLEVLLETDTPENARERAVRRRTDGEADRRAGGGAERDDGERERSR
- a CDS encoding metal-dependent transcriptional regulator, with product MAATTSTATRCACSHPRDCVSRRAGRYLTAIHRLADGGRDRVGTGEISAHLDVSPATVTEMFDRLATDALVDYEKHDGVRLTHRGAEIARELARRQCVARAFFATELDLEFDAETGYRIGYALPASGVETLRERTDHATVEPAGIDRGSREKCLYGATAN
- a CDS encoding molybdopterin-dependent oxidoreductase; amino-acid sequence: MSDLEPHDVPDDVDADAWGLGVTGAVERELTVDVAGLEGLPTETFTADFACVEGWVAEDLTWRGVRVGDLLERAEPAASATHALVRAMDGAYACSYPIERLSEAVLAIELDGAPLPVEHGGPARLVPTGEADCWESVKWVAEIELVDAPPDEEDTAKAIALSRVE
- the rnz gene encoding ribonuclease Z translates to MRVTFLGTGGAVPTTQRGPSAFLLEREGERLLFDCGEGTQRQMMRFGTGFSLSHLFVTHLHGDHVLGIPGLIQTMDFNDRSEPLAVYGPPGSKGHLTNLIEAGGYRPDFPLTVREVRPGAVALDGDDYEVRTFATEHRNVSSVGYALVEDDRRGRFDREKAEELGVPVGPKFGRLHDGEAVELEDGTVVEPDEVVGDPRPGRRFVYTGDTRPVDATVDVVDAPDLLVHDATFAEEWADRARGTGHSTGREAAEIANRAGARRLALTHISSRYAADASPIEREARGVFDGEAAFVPDDGRKVDVPYPDDE